Proteins found in one Corynebacterium freneyi genomic segment:
- the gcvT gene encoding glycine cleavage system aminomethyltransferase GcvT: MTDSTANPNPEASPIRSPLHDRHVALGAEIRDVGGYELPFRYSSELEEHKAVREAVGLFDLSLMGEIRVSGPDAARFLAHTLISAIKPIALGKAKYTMIVQEDGGIIDDLIVYRLGVDEFMLVQNAGNMREVYGTLRERIGGYDVEVVDRSAEIALIAVQGPKAAKLLRRVVPADSHGTLDALRYYSCTSLEVAGVEMIVARTGYTGEDGFEVFPPADRGAEVWDALLAAGGAVSDPADPADDGSDLGVRPCGLLCRDILRLEAGMPLYGRELTRERTPLEAGLKSVMGPTKGNFIGRNALFNQPEPKQLLAGLQIEGKVAPERGTVLRDADGNEAGVVTSSKVSPTFGYPIAFAYVDRWLSTKGTELKLDVEGEERTATVVPTPFYNRKKRR; this comes from the coding sequence ATGACCGACTCGACCGCGAACCCGAATCCGGAGGCGTCGCCGATCCGCAGCCCGCTGCACGACCGGCACGTGGCGCTGGGAGCGGAGATTCGCGACGTCGGCGGATACGAGCTGCCGTTCCGGTACTCGAGCGAACTCGAGGAGCACAAGGCGGTGCGCGAGGCGGTCGGCCTGTTCGACCTGTCCCTGATGGGCGAGATCCGCGTTTCCGGCCCCGACGCCGCCCGTTTCCTGGCGCACACCCTCATCTCCGCCATCAAGCCCATCGCCCTGGGCAAGGCCAAGTACACGATGATCGTCCAGGAAGACGGCGGCATCATCGACGACCTCATCGTCTACCGTCTCGGCGTCGACGAGTTCATGCTGGTCCAAAACGCCGGCAACATGCGCGAGGTCTACGGCACGCTGCGCGAGCGCATCGGCGGCTACGACGTCGAGGTCGTCGACCGCAGCGCCGAGATCGCCCTCATCGCCGTCCAGGGCCCGAAGGCGGCGAAGCTGCTGCGCCGCGTCGTGCCCGCCGACTCGCACGGCACGCTCGACGCGCTGCGCTACTACTCCTGCACCTCGCTGGAGGTCGCCGGCGTCGAGATGATCGTCGCCCGCACCGGCTACACCGGCGAAGACGGCTTCGAGGTGTTCCCGCCGGCCGACCGCGGCGCCGAGGTGTGGGATGCGCTGCTGGCCGCCGGCGGCGCCGTGTCGGACCCCGCGGATCCCGCCGATGACGGCTCCGACCTGGGCGTGCGCCCGTGTGGCCTGCTGTGCCGCGACATCCTGCGCCTCGAGGCCGGCATGCCGCTGTACGGCCGCGAACTCACCCGCGAGCGCACTCCGCTCGAGGCCGGCCTGAAGTCCGTCATGGGGCCGACGAAGGGCAACTTCATCGGCCGCAACGCGCTGTTCAACCAGCCCGAGCCGAAGCAGCTCCTGGCCGGCCTGCAGATCGAGGGCAAGGTGGCCCCCGAGCGCGGTACGGTGCTTCGCGACGCCGACGGCAACGAGGCCGGCGTGGTCACCTCGTCCAAGGTGTCTCCGACGTTCGGGTACCCCATCGCGTTCGCGTACGTCGACCGTTGGCTGTCCACCAAGGGCACCGAGCTGAAGCTCGACGTCGAGGGCGAGGAGCGCACCGCCACCGTCGTACCGACGCCGTTCTACAACCGCAAGAAGCGCAGGTAG
- a CDS encoding solute symporter family protein codes for MNTLNLLAQESDLGKSNPILNIIVFVAFIVITMVVVTRVSKGGNKKDASDFYTGGAQFSGTQNGLAIAGDYLSAASFLGIVGAIALSGYDGFLYSIGFFVAWLVALLLVAEPLRNVGKFTMADVLAFRLKQQPVRTAAACTTLAVTLFYLIAQMAGAGSLVAVLLNLEGELEQSIVVAVVGIVMIAYVLIGGMKGTTYVQMIKAVLLVGGVAIMTVLVFVSAKSGFVGLLEQAVATHDASATAAEAGTKGSQLLEPGMKYGATETSKLDFISLGLALVLGTAGLPHVLMRFYTVPTAREARKSVTWAIVLIGSFYLMTLILGFGAAALVGPDAILAAPGGANAAAPLLALRLGGSIFMALISAVAFATVLAVVAGLAITASASVGQDLYQAVIKKGTATEEQQVRVSRITVVVLGIASIILGILAMSQNVAFLVALAFAVAASANLPTILLSLFWKKFNTTGAVASMYVGVGSALLLIFFSPAVSGLETSMVPGADWSFFPLQNPGLVSIPLGFLAGIVGTFVGKPDNLDDLQAEMEVRSLTGVGTEAAVDH; via the coding sequence ATGAACACCCTGAATCTCCTCGCCCAGGAGTCGGATCTCGGCAAGAGCAACCCGATTCTCAACATCATCGTCTTCGTCGCGTTCATCGTGATCACGATGGTGGTCGTCACCCGCGTCTCCAAGGGCGGCAACAAGAAGGACGCCTCCGACTTCTACACCGGCGGCGCCCAGTTCTCCGGCACCCAGAACGGCCTGGCCATCGCCGGTGACTACCTGTCGGCGGCCTCGTTCCTCGGCATCGTCGGCGCCATCGCGCTGAGCGGCTACGACGGATTCCTGTACTCCATCGGTTTCTTCGTGGCCTGGCTGGTCGCGCTGCTGCTCGTCGCCGAGCCGCTGCGCAACGTCGGCAAGTTCACCATGGCCGACGTGCTGGCGTTCCGCCTCAAGCAGCAGCCGGTGCGCACCGCCGCCGCCTGCACCACCCTGGCGGTCACGCTGTTCTACCTCATCGCACAGATGGCCGGCGCCGGCTCCCTCGTCGCCGTGCTGCTGAATCTGGAGGGCGAGCTCGAGCAGTCCATCGTCGTCGCCGTCGTCGGCATCGTCATGATCGCCTACGTCCTCATCGGCGGCATGAAGGGCACCACCTACGTCCAGATGATCAAGGCCGTGTTGCTCGTCGGCGGCGTCGCCATCATGACCGTCCTGGTCTTCGTCTCCGCCAAGTCCGGCTTCGTCGGCCTGCTGGAGCAGGCCGTGGCCACCCACGACGCCTCGGCAACCGCGGCCGAGGCCGGAACGAAGGGCTCCCAGCTCCTCGAGCCGGGCATGAAGTACGGCGCCACCGAGACCTCCAAGCTCGACTTCATCTCCCTGGGTCTGGCCCTGGTGCTCGGTACCGCGGGTCTGCCGCACGTGCTCATGCGCTTCTACACGGTGCCCACCGCCCGTGAGGCCCGCAAGTCCGTGACCTGGGCCATCGTGCTCATCGGTTCCTTCTACCTGATGACCCTCATCCTGGGCTTCGGCGCCGCCGCCCTGGTCGGCCCCGACGCCATCCTCGCCGCCCCGGGTGGCGCGAATGCCGCGGCCCCGCTGCTGGCGTTGCGTCTCGGCGGTTCCATCTTCATGGCACTGATCTCCGCCGTCGCCTTCGCCACCGTCCTCGCGGTCGTCGCCGGCCTGGCCATCACCGCTTCGGCGTCCGTCGGCCAGGACCTCTACCAGGCCGTCATCAAGAAGGGCACCGCGACCGAGGAGCAGCAGGTCCGCGTGTCCCGCATCACGGTCGTCGTGCTGGGCATCGCGTCCATCATCCTGGGCATCCTGGCCATGTCGCAGAACGTCGCCTTCCTGGTCGCGCTGGCCTTCGCCGTCGCCGCCTCGGCGAACCTGCCGACCATCCTGCTGTCGCTGTTCTGGAAGAAGTTCAACACCACCGGTGCGGTCGCGTCGATGTACGTCGGCGTGGGCTCCGCCCTGCTGCTGATCTTCTTCTCCCCGGCCGTCTCCGGCCTCGAGACCTCCATGGTCCCGGGCGCCGACTGGTCCTTCTTCCCGCTGCAGAACCCGGGCCTGGTCTCCATCCCGCTCGGCTTCCTCGCCGGCATCGTCGGCACCTTCGTCGGCAAGCCGGACAACCTGGATGACCTCCAGGCCGAGATGGAGGTCCGCTCCCTCACCGGCGTCGGCACCGAAGCCGCCGTCGACCACTAG
- a CDS encoding DUF485 domain-containing protein: MTRKGTPVSATPQPVDRHKPTAAEYRHVQGTEEFQELRTTFRSFTIPLTVAGLVWYIAYVLLATYMPDLFGTEMPVFGNLGILLGVLQFVTTFFITWWYISFANKKLEPMQAAIRDEMESGAVAAKLGSGNKEAK, translated from the coding sequence ATGACCCGGAAAGGCACACCAGTGTCCGCAACCCCACAGCCGGTAGATCGGCACAAGCCCACCGCGGCGGAGTACCGCCACGTGCAGGGCACCGAGGAGTTCCAGGAACTCCGCACGACCTTCCGTTCCTTCACCATTCCGCTGACCGTCGCCGGTCTCGTCTGGTACATCGCCTACGTTCTCCTGGCGACCTACATGCCCGACCTGTTCGGCACCGAGATGCCGGTCTTCGGCAACCTCGGCATTCTGCTCGGCGTGCTGCAGTTCGTCACCACGTTCTTCATCACGTGGTGGTACATCTCCTTCGCCAACAAGAAGCTCGAGCCGATGCAGGCCGCCATCCGCGACGAGATGGAGTCCGGCGCCGTCGCCGCGAAGCTCGGCTCCGGCAACAAGGAGGCCAAGTAA
- a CDS encoding HAD-IC family P-type ATPase — MRGDGGEGIDTAFVTGPGGLTREQVDQRVRAGLVNHLPPTSGRTVTDIIRANVFTRINAILAVLLAIVLWTGSWVNGAFGLLIIANSIVGVVQELRAKRTLDKLSIVGRARPMVIRDGAGTRELDREEIVVDDLVELGAGDQIVVDGVARSVDGLDVDESPLTGESNPVHKNVGDPLYSGSHVVSGGGTQQATKVGANAYAAQLAAEASKFTLTDSELLRGINKILRVITWILVPTGVLVIWTQLFRSGQPLREALLAMVASLVPMVPEGLVLMTSIAFAIGIVRLGRRRVLTNELPAIEGLARVNVVCVDKTGTLTENRMHVREVVQLDDVDEAAVRPILAALGGLEERPNATTLAVNEHLAGLGVGDPGWQVADKVPFTSARKWAGATFEGEGTWVLGAPDILAAEESAALGRAAGLMAEGLRVLLLARANPDVAATVSDVTVGPDEHVDEHPGMLEPVALVVLDQTLRPDARETLEYFEAENVTVKVISGDNAASVGAVARALDLPGGDRPVDARDLPDPAGGGAQREAFADAVEEGHVFGRVTADQKRAMVRALQSHGHVVAMTGDGVNDILALKEANIGVAMGAGAPATRSVSQLVLLDNRFAVMPHVVAEGRRVIGNIERVANLFLTKTIYSVFLALAVGIIGYAYPFEPIHVTITGWFTIGIPAFVLSLAPNHERAKPGFASRVFRLALPSGLIVGMLTFGFWLWAYPGADAAPEVEGAASTATLVVLIISALWVLAVVARPYEPWKIALLATAAGAYAVIFLVRPIASILHLHPVPTGMGVAAVLTGMVGAVLVEAVWQFNRTREDRLRTQTVNCR, encoded by the coding sequence ATGCGCGGGGACGGCGGAGAGGGCATCGACACCGCGTTCGTCACGGGCCCCGGCGGTCTGACGCGCGAGCAGGTCGACCAGCGCGTCCGCGCGGGGTTGGTCAACCACCTGCCGCCGACGTCGGGGCGCACGGTCACGGACATCATCCGCGCGAACGTGTTCACGCGGATCAACGCGATCCTGGCTGTGCTGCTGGCGATCGTGCTGTGGACGGGATCGTGGGTCAACGGCGCCTTCGGCCTGCTCATCATCGCAAACTCCATCGTCGGGGTGGTCCAGGAGCTGCGGGCGAAGCGGACGCTGGACAAGTTGTCCATCGTCGGTCGCGCCCGGCCGATGGTCATCCGCGATGGCGCCGGGACCCGGGAGCTGGACCGCGAGGAGATCGTCGTCGACGATCTGGTGGAGCTCGGCGCGGGCGATCAGATCGTCGTCGACGGCGTGGCCCGGTCGGTCGACGGCCTGGACGTCGACGAGTCGCCGCTGACGGGCGAGTCGAATCCGGTGCACAAAAACGTCGGCGATCCGTTGTATTCCGGGTCGCACGTCGTGTCCGGCGGCGGCACGCAGCAGGCGACGAAGGTCGGCGCGAACGCGTACGCCGCGCAGTTGGCGGCGGAGGCGAGCAAGTTCACGCTGACGGATTCGGAGTTGCTGCGGGGCATCAACAAGATTCTCCGGGTGATCACGTGGATCCTCGTCCCCACGGGTGTGCTGGTGATCTGGACGCAGTTGTTCCGGTCGGGGCAGCCGTTGCGGGAGGCGCTGTTGGCGATGGTGGCGTCGTTGGTGCCGATGGTCCCCGAGGGCCTGGTGCTCATGACGTCCATCGCGTTCGCCATCGGCATCGTCCGGCTGGGCCGCCGCCGGGTGCTCACCAACGAGTTGCCGGCGATCGAGGGGCTGGCGCGGGTCAACGTCGTGTGCGTGGACAAGACCGGCACGCTGACGGAGAACAGGATGCACGTGCGCGAGGTCGTGCAGCTTGACGACGTCGATGAAGCCGCCGTCCGCCCGATTTTGGCGGCGCTGGGCGGGTTGGAGGAGAGGCCGAACGCGACGACCCTGGCCGTCAACGAGCATCTCGCGGGCCTCGGCGTCGGCGATCCGGGGTGGCAGGTGGCCGACAAGGTTCCGTTCACGTCGGCGCGGAAATGGGCCGGCGCGACGTTCGAGGGGGAGGGGACGTGGGTGCTCGGCGCCCCGGACATCCTCGCCGCCGAGGAGTCTGCAGCGCTGGGGCGGGCGGCGGGGCTCATGGCCGAGGGGCTGCGGGTTCTGCTGTTGGCCCGGGCGAATCCGGACGTCGCGGCCACCGTGTCGGACGTCACGGTAGGACCCGACGAGCACGTCGACGAGCACCCGGGAATGCTGGAACCGGTCGCCCTGGTGGTGCTCGACCAGACCCTGCGGCCCGACGCCCGCGAAACGCTCGAGTACTTCGAGGCCGAAAACGTGACGGTGAAGGTCATTTCGGGCGACAACGCGGCGTCCGTCGGGGCGGTGGCCCGTGCGTTGGATCTGCCCGGCGGCGACCGGCCCGTCGACGCCCGCGACCTGCCCGACCCCGCCGGGGGAGGGGCGCAACGGGAGGCCTTCGCCGACGCGGTGGAGGAGGGACACGTCTTCGGCCGCGTCACCGCCGACCAGAAACGCGCGATGGTGCGGGCGCTGCAATCGCACGGGCACGTCGTGGCCATGACCGGCGACGGAGTCAACGACATCCTGGCGCTGAAGGAGGCCAACATCGGCGTGGCCATGGGCGCCGGCGCCCCCGCGACGAGGTCGGTGTCGCAGCTGGTGCTGCTGGACAACCGCTTCGCCGTCATGCCGCACGTGGTCGCCGAGGGGCGCCGGGTGATCGGCAACATCGAGCGCGTGGCCAATCTCTTCCTGACCAAGACCATCTACTCCGTGTTCCTGGCGCTGGCGGTGGGGATCATCGGCTACGCCTACCCCTTCGAACCGATCCACGTGACCATCACGGGCTGGTTCACCATCGGCATCCCCGCCTTCGTGCTGTCGTTGGCGCCGAACCACGAGCGGGCGAAGCCGGGGTTCGCGTCACGGGTGTTTCGGCTGGCCCTGCCCTCGGGGCTCATCGTCGGCATGCTGACGTTCGGGTTCTGGCTGTGGGCCTATCCGGGTGCCGACGCGGCGCCGGAGGTCGAGGGGGCGGCGTCGACGGCGACGCTCGTCGTCCTCATCATCAGCGCGTTGTGGGTGCTGGCGGTGGTGGCGCGGCCCTACGAGCCGTGGAAGATCGCCCTGCTGGCCACCGCGGCCGGGGCGTACGCCGTCATTTTCCTGGTCCGGCCGATCGCGTCGATCCTGCATCTGCACCCGGTGCCGACGGGGATGGGCGTCGCCGCCGTGCTGACCGGCATGGTGGGGGCGGTGCTCGTGGAAGCGGTGTGGCAGTTCAATCGGACGCGGGAAGATCGTCTCCGAACCCAAACAGTTAATTGTCGTTAA
- a CDS encoding enoyl-CoA hydratase yields MSESSVAPENSEIRVEHDGPITVITIDRDHKRNSLNVGVCSDIADAVEAAPEREECRVIVIRGEGRAFCAGADLGGQHSDGNFHVQLARMLHALQECPRIIIADVQGAAVGAGMQLSMAADLRVVGERGWFMIPPVKLGIAVDAWTVRRTRVLVGGARARTILLAAEQIDQAEAKSCGLASYLGDSTVTREVAERIASFAPMSLAYHKMVLNDDETNLPPKPDQRELYEAVWASEDAAEAGRARAEKRDPVFRGK; encoded by the coding sequence ATGTCTGAGTCCAGCGTGGCCCCCGAGAACTCCGAGATCCGCGTCGAGCACGACGGCCCGATCACCGTCATCACCATCGACCGCGATCACAAGCGCAATTCCCTCAACGTCGGCGTGTGCTCCGACATCGCCGACGCGGTGGAGGCCGCGCCGGAGCGCGAGGAGTGCCGGGTCATCGTCATTCGCGGCGAGGGCCGCGCGTTCTGCGCCGGCGCCGATCTCGGCGGCCAGCACAGCGACGGCAACTTCCACGTTCAGCTTGCCCGCATGCTCCACGCGTTGCAGGAATGCCCGCGCATCATCATCGCCGACGTGCAGGGCGCGGCGGTCGGCGCCGGCATGCAGCTGTCCATGGCCGCGGACCTGCGCGTGGTGGGCGAACGAGGCTGGTTCATGATCCCGCCGGTCAAGCTCGGCATCGCCGTCGACGCGTGGACGGTCCGCCGCACCCGCGTGCTGGTCGGCGGCGCCCGCGCCCGCACCATCCTGCTGGCCGCCGAGCAGATCGACCAGGCCGAGGCGAAGTCCTGCGGCCTGGCGTCCTACCTGGGCGATTCCACCGTCACCCGGGAGGTCGCCGAGCGCATCGCGTCGTTCGCGCCGATGAGCCTCGCTTACCACAAGATGGTGCTCAACGACGACGAGACGAACCTGCCGCCGAAGCCGGACCAGCGCGAGCTGTATGAGGCGGTGTGGGCGTCGGAGGACGCCGCCGAGGCGGGCCGGGCGCGCGCGGAGAAGCGCGACCCGGTCTTCCGCGGAAAGTAG
- a CDS encoding aldo/keto reductase, with protein MANEEINGTPSTGTIPSLSLNDGNSIPQIGLGTWRMDDATARRCVRHAISIGYRHIDTASLYGNEVGVGQGIADAIAAGDVARGDLFVTTKVWNDAHRAADTRRSAGDSLRRLGLDYVDLLLVHWPCPKQGLFAESYGEIMVLRDEGLTRSAGVANFYSDVLDELPEAPAVNQIELHPGLPQDEQVDDDRRRGVVTQSWAPLGRAKQFASGPIADVAAELGRTPAQVTLRWHLQRGLVAIPKSADEGRMAENLGVLDFELSDEHMAAIAGLADPDSRIGGDPRFFGDE; from the coding sequence ATGGCCAACGAAGAAATCAACGGCACCCCCTCCACCGGAACCATTCCGTCGTTGTCCCTCAACGACGGCAACTCCATCCCGCAGATCGGCCTGGGCACGTGGCGCATGGACGACGCCACCGCCCGCCGCTGCGTCCGGCACGCCATCTCGATCGGCTACCGGCACATCGACACCGCCTCGCTGTACGGCAACGAAGTCGGCGTCGGCCAGGGCATCGCCGACGCCATCGCGGCCGGCGACGTCGCCCGCGGGGACCTGTTCGTGACCACCAAGGTGTGGAACGACGCCCACCGCGCCGCCGACACCCGCCGTTCGGCCGGTGACTCGCTGCGCAGGCTCGGTCTCGATTACGTCGACCTGCTGCTCGTCCACTGGCCCTGCCCGAAGCAGGGGCTGTTCGCGGAGAGCTACGGCGAAATCATGGTGCTTCGCGACGAAGGGCTGACGCGATCCGCCGGCGTCGCCAATTTCTACTCCGACGTGCTCGACGAGCTGCCCGAAGCCCCGGCCGTCAACCAGATCGAACTGCACCCCGGCCTGCCCCAGGATGAGCAGGTCGACGACGACCGTCGGCGGGGCGTCGTCACGCAAAGCTGGGCCCCGCTCGGCCGGGCCAAGCAGTTCGCGTCCGGGCCCATCGCCGACGTCGCGGCCGAGCTCGGCCGCACCCCCGCCCAGGTGACGCTGCGGTGGCACCTGCAGCGGGGTCTGGTGGCGATCCCGAAATCCGCCGACGAGGGGCGCATGGCCGAAAACCTCGGCGTGCTCGACTTCGAACTGTCCGACGAGCACATGGCCGCCATCGCGGGCCTGGCCGACCCGGACTCCCGCATCGGCGGCGACCCCCGTTTCTTCGGCGATGAGTAA